The sequence below is a genomic window from Aureispira sp. CCB-E.
GGCTGGCATCCTATGCCTTATTTGAGTCAAGGAGAGTTTTATTCAGAATTTGGTTCTTTTGATGTCTCTATTACGCTTCCGGAAAATTATATTGTCGGTGCAACAGGAGATTTACAAACAGCATCAGAAAAAGAATTTTTAGCCGAACAAGTAGCGGCATCAAAAAAAGAAGATTATCAAAGTATATTTTATGGCAATATTTATGGCAATATTCCTTTCCCTCCATCTAGTGATAAGAAAAAAACGATTCGTTATACTGTTGATAATGTACATGATTTTGCTTGGTTTGCCGACAAACGGTATCACGTACAACACGATAGTGTACAGCTGTCATCTGGGCGTGTAGTGCAGACTTATACCATGTTTACAGACCAAGAATCTGATCTTTGGGACAAAAAAGCATTGGAATATACCAATAGAGCTGTGAAGTTTTATTCTGATATCGTAGGAGAGTATCCTTATAATTCTGTGACGGTTGTTCAGGGGGATTATGAGGGGAGAGATATGGAATATCCAATGGTAACCGTTATTGGTTTGGCTTCCTTCCCTTCTGGTTTAGATAATGTGATTACACACGAAGTAGGGCACAATTGGTTTTATGGGATATTGGGTAGCAATGAACGAGACCACCCGTGGATGGACGAAGGTTGGAATTCGTATATGGACTCTAGATATATGTCTGCGCATTACGATTATTATACCACTAAGATAGAGTACTTGGCTTATTTGCATGAGGCTAAAAAACACGAGGACCAGCCCATAGAGAGTCGTTCACAAGATTTATCTTTTATCAATTATTATATCTGTGGATATGCCAAACCTACGTTGTCTTTTCGTTACTTACAAGAGTATCTAGGAACGGAAGAATTGGATAGAATACTTAAAAAGTATTTTGAAACATGGAAATTTAAACATCCTAGTCCTAGTGATTTGAGAGCTGTATTTGAGGCAGAGAGTACCAAAAAGTTAGATTGGTTTTTTGATAATGTCATCAATACCACTCGCCATATTGATTACGCTTCTACGGGACATCGTTGCTGTAGTAAACATGATAAGGCTTCTGTAACAATTAAAAATAAAGGACAAATTGCAGCTCCAGTTTCTGTATCCGCCCTTGATGAGGAAGACAATATATTGGAAAAAATATGGATAGAGCCATTGGCTATGGGAGCAGATACAACTGTAGAGTTGGTATCAAAAAATGCTGTTGCTTATAAGATTGATGCCGAGGAGGCAATGCCAGAAATTAATCGCAATAATAATGAAATTAGAAACTATGGTTTGTTCCGAAAGGGAGAACCTGTTCGTATACAGTTTTTGGCTGATTTCAAAGATCCGAATAAACCAAGAATCAACTGGTTGCCTTTGTTAGGGTTTAACTTATACGATGGCGTAATGATAGGAGGAGCGGTATACAATTTACCCATACCCAAACCAGAATGGGAATATAGTGTTGTGCCGTTCTTTTCAACATTTACCTTATCAGCAACAGGTATGGGAGAGTTGAAACACAATAGCTATATCAAAACACATCGCTTTTCGCATGGGCTAACGTTTAAAACATTTCACAAACGCTTGAAACGCTATACCGATGAACGTCCTTATGCTTATAAAGAACGATTTTATAAAATTGCCCCTTATCTAGAGTTTGAGTTAGGAAAAAGCTCAGATATTAGCAAAGAACGACATCGGTTCCGTTTTGAACACGCTTTTATTGTAGAAGAAAGTGGTCAAATTAATAGCATTCGAGATACGTTAACCAATAGTTTTACCTATGAGTTTTTAGGAAAAGTAGCAACGTGGAGAAGTACACATCGTCTAAGTCATTATTATACCAACAAACAAGCTCAAGCACCATTAAGTTTATTAACAACCTTAGAATATGCGAACTATGATGATGTTATAGATGGGAGGCAGCATTATTTAAAATTAAGTTTGGAAGCTAATTTCAAATTTATGTATAGTCGTTTGTGGGGAGTTGATCTAAGGATATTTACAGGTGGTTTTTTGATGCATACTGATCGCCGTTTTGGTAAATTCCCGTTGTTGCTAATAGCAGGAAATCGTACGGACTATCATTACGATGATCATATTATGGGGCGCCAAGAAACAGAAAATGTTTTGGCACAACAAATTTCTCTTAGAGAAGGAGGTTTTAAAACAGCAATTGAGCCGATTATAGGGGCAGGGGCAAGTAATACCTTTATTTTCTCTATGAATTTGAAATCAGACATTCCAATCAAATTACCATTCAGAACTAGGTTTATCCGATTAAAACCTTTTTTGGATATAGGATACCATCATATTTCTGACGGCTCTATACCGAATCCTAGTTTGATGGATGGTTTGATGATAAGTGGTGGATTGATGTTGGATATTTGGGATGGTGCTGCGGGGATTTACTTGCCATTATTTGGGACTGATTCTATTGAAAATAAAATTAAATCATTTACAGGAAATGAATTTTATCGTCGTATTACATTCAGTTTCAATTTGAGTAGACTAAAGCCTAGTAGAGTGGTAGAGGAATTTGACTTTTAGAAAAAAGTGGCACAATACAGTATTTTTATAAAATAGCTGCTGAATGGGGTGGTTAATTTTTTAATAAAATTGTTGTACCTTAGTCTATTAGTAATACGATCAAAATGTACCCCACCATTATATTTAATCATTAAAATAAGCTTAAAAAATGAAATCATTTATCGCTACACTTCTATTAATGGCAGCTATGATTGTGACCGCCAATGCTCAATTTCCAGATTATGTCAAGGTTTTGGACGTAGAATTAAATAAAACAAAAACCGTTAAAGGAGATTTGTCAGAAGGTCGTTTTATTGATTTGCGTTTTGGTATGCGTGGTTCTGTAAGTTGTTTTACAGAAGCTCAAAAACGATACTTTAGCGGACATCATCGTTTGTATGCGTTTGAAGTGCCAGCCAATACAAAAGTTCTAGTAGAAGTAAGTACCAACAACGATATGAGTTTGTATGGGTACATGATTGATGCCCAACGTTTTGATGTGCCTCCGTATTTAGAAAATGTATCTAAGTCAGGATGTCAGTCAAGTGCAAAACCATCAGGAGAGTTGGATCGTATCATGATGAAGGCAGGTTCTGTAAAAACGCATGTTATTGTGGCTGTAACGGGATTGGATGAGAATAGCACTGGAGCATATACCTTAAAAATAACAACTCGCCAATAAAAAAAATACAGAACCATCTTCAGTTACCACAGCTGAAGATGGGTTCTGTATACTAACTAACTAACTAACTAACTAACTAATTTGGCAAATACGTATTTTTTAAAAGGAATGAATTGACATCCAAAGAGAACGAATCGATGGATTTCTAATCCATTCCCATGAGCATGTTTGAAGAACTTTAACCGAAACTTCAACCTTGCTCTTTTTATTTTAAGCGGATTCTAAAACCGCATCCTTATTTTGTTCAGCAACGTCATGTATTGCTTCTCCTACAATAGATTTGAGCACAATAGAAATAGTAGGATTTAACGCCCATTCTTCCTGTAACAACTGCTCTAAATAAACAGTGCCGATGACATAGTTGTACGATTTCGATTCAAATCGTTGATTAATAGATTCAAAATCACCCCATTGGACAACATTTTTATCTTGATAGCGGACATAAACTTCTAAGAGTTGTTTGGTAGAATAAGTGACAACTGTATTTTGATGGAGTTTTTTATACTCATATTTGTACCCATAGGTCAACGCACTAATATCGGATAAAACAGCAGAGCCCGTAGGATCGCTTCCTGCTCCTTTTCCTCCAAAAAACTGTTGATTGGCAAAGGCAGATTCTAGGACGATTCCGTTGAATTCATTATGCACATTGGTAAGAGGATTATCTGCCGATACAAAAGTCGGTATTACAAAGGCAGATATGTGTTGTCCTTGTTTTTGTCCATGCACAACTAGTTTAATATTTTGATTGTTTTGAGAGGCATAATTTACATCTTGATCACTCAAATTTTGGATGCCAATGTTCAAAATATTTTCAGGGCGAACAAGCAAACCAAAAGCATGTAATAGAGTAATACAGAGTTTATACTTAGCATCAAAGCCTCCAACATCCAAACTTGGGTCTGACTCTGCAAAACCTTTGTCTTGAGCTTCTTTTAATGCAACCTCAAAATCAAGCCCATCATGGCGCATTTTGGATAAGATATAATTAGTAGAACCATTAAAAATACCCGAAACAGAACTTAATAAATCATTATCATAATACTCCTCTAAATTGCGAATAATAGGTATACTTCCACAGACAGAACCTTCGTAAAGGAGAGGTGTTTCGTGTTTGCTTTGCAAAAATAGAAGTTCTTCTAAGTGTTCAGCAATTAGCTTTTTATTGGCACTAACGACAGCTTTGCCTTTAATTAAAGCTTCTTTGACAATATGATATGCCGCATCAGAATCATCAATTAGTTCAACAACCACATCAATATTGGGGTTGTCTAGTATGTCTGAAGGATTGGTGGTGAAAAAGGAAG
It includes:
- a CDS encoding homoserine dehydrogenase, which gives rise to MSNTILKLGIFGFGCVGQGLHNVLSQTKGINATIEKICIKHPNKKRSLDASFFTTNPSDILDNPNIDVVVELIDDSDAAYHIVKEALIKGKAVVSANKKLIAEHLEELLFLQSKHETPLLYEGSVCGSIPIIRNLEEYYDNDLLSSVSGIFNGSTNYILSKMRHDGLDFEVALKEAQDKGFAESDPSLDVGGFDAKYKLCITLLHAFGLLVRPENILNIGIQNLSDQDVNYASQNNQNIKLVVHGQKQGQHISAFVIPTFVSADNPLTNVHNEFNGIVLESAFANQQFFGGKGAGSDPTGSAVLSDISALTYGYKYEYKKLHQNTVVTYSTKQLLEVYVRYQDKNVVQWGDFESINQRFESKSYNYVIGTVYLEQLLQEEWALNPTISIVLKSIVGEAIHDVAEQNKDAVLESA
- a CDS encoding M1 family metallopeptidase, which produces MYHNKKVKPYLNLVLLMVLMFNDLSAQNVDYFQQEVNYKIAVELDDINHVLTGNIEIEYTNNSPDSLSYLYFHLWPNAYKNQQTAFAKQLLNSGRLDFHFSKKEDRGFIDKLEFSCNGEPIDWKEDFLNPDITKLHLPQTLKPKETIIIKTPFRVVIPSDFSRLGHVGQAYMICQWYPKPAVYDKDGWHPMPYLSQGEFYSEFGSFDVSITLPENYIVGATGDLQTASEKEFLAEQVAASKKEDYQSIFYGNIYGNIPFPPSSDKKKTIRYTVDNVHDFAWFADKRYHVQHDSVQLSSGRVVQTYTMFTDQESDLWDKKALEYTNRAVKFYSDIVGEYPYNSVTVVQGDYEGRDMEYPMVTVIGLASFPSGLDNVITHEVGHNWFYGILGSNERDHPWMDEGWNSYMDSRYMSAHYDYYTTKIEYLAYLHEAKKHEDQPIESRSQDLSFINYYICGYAKPTLSFRYLQEYLGTEELDRILKKYFETWKFKHPSPSDLRAVFEAESTKKLDWFFDNVINTTRHIDYASTGHRCCSKHDKASVTIKNKGQIAAPVSVSALDEEDNILEKIWIEPLAMGADTTVELVSKNAVAYKIDAEEAMPEINRNNNEIRNYGLFRKGEPVRIQFLADFKDPNKPRINWLPLLGFNLYDGVMIGGAVYNLPIPKPEWEYSVVPFFSTFTLSATGMGELKHNSYIKTHRFSHGLTFKTFHKRLKRYTDERPYAYKERFYKIAPYLEFELGKSSDISKERHRFRFEHAFIVEESGQINSIRDTLTNSFTYEFLGKVATWRSTHRLSHYYTNKQAQAPLSLLTTLEYANYDDVIDGRQHYLKLSLEANFKFMYSRLWGVDLRIFTGGFLMHTDRRFGKFPLLLIAGNRTDYHYDDHIMGRQETENVLAQQISLREGGFKTAIEPIIGAGASNTFIFSMNLKSDIPIKLPFRTRFIRLKPFLDIGYHHISDGSIPNPSLMDGLMISGGLMLDIWDGAAGIYLPLFGTDSIENKIKSFTGNEFYRRITFSFNLSRLKPSRVVEEFDF